The Leptotrichia sp. OH3620_COT-345 genomic sequence GAAAAGAAGGAGAAAAGATGAAGTATACGAACTTACTTAATGGGGAATGGAAAGGATCGGAAAAGGCAATTAAAATATATTCACCTATAAATGGTGAAGAGCTTGGAACGGTTCCGTCAATGACAAGAGAAGAAGTGGATTATGCGATGGAAACCGCTAAAATAGCTTTGAATGACTGGAAAAATCTGGCTGTAATTGAAAGAGCTAATTATTTATATAAAGCTGCGGAAATTTTGGAAAGAGATAAGGAAATAATAGGAGAAATACTTGCAAAAGAAGTATCTAAAGGTATAAAAGCGGCGATAAATGAAGTTACAAGGACAGTGGAGCTTATAAGATATACTGCTGAAGAAGGAATGAGAACAGTTGGTGAAATAGTTGAAGGAGGAAGCTTTGAAGTGGTAAGTAAAAAGAAGATAGCTCTTGTCAGAAAAGAACCTATGGGCCTTGTACTTGCAATAGCTCCATTTAATTATCCTGTAAACCTTTCAGCTTCTAAAATAGCTCCGGCACTTATAGGAGGAAATGTCGTAATATTTAAACCGCCTACTCAGGGTTCAATAAGCGGACTGCTTCTTGTAAAGGCATTTTATGAAGCGGGAATTCCTAAAGGAGTTATAAATACAGTAACAGGAAAAGGATCAGAAATAGGAGATTATTTAATTGCCCATCCTATGGTTGACTTTATAAATTTTACAGGGAGTACACCTGTAGGAAAGAAAATAGGAGAAGTGGCAGGGATGCGTCCTATAATGCTTGAATTAGGAGGAAAAGACGGAGCAATAGTAATGGATGATGCCGATTTGGAAAAAGCCGCGAAAGATATAGTTAGCGGAGCATTCAGTTATTCAGGTCAGAGATGTACTGCGATAAAAAGAGTTCTTGTAATGGAAAATGTTGCAGATAAACTTTCAGAGTTGATAACTGAAGAAGTAAAAAAATTAAAAGTAGGAGATCCTTTTGATAATGCAGACATAACTCCTTTAATAGATAACAGAGCAGCAGATTTTATAGAAGGGCTTATAACGGATGCCAAGGAAAAAGGAGCAAAAGCTCTCACAAAATATAAAAGAGAGAAAAATCTTCTATGGCCGGTACTTTTCGATCATGTCACACTTGATATGAGAATAGCGTGGGAAGAGCCTTTTGGGCCTGTACTGCCTCTTATAAGAATAAAATCAATGGAAGAAGCTATAGAAATATGTAATGGTTCAGAATTCGGGCTTCAAACTTCAGTGTTTACAAGGGATATTATAAAAGCATTTCATATTGCGGAAAAACTTGAAGTAGGAACAGTTCAGATAAATAATAAAACTCAAAGAGGTCCGGATAATTTTCCGTTTTTAGGAATAAAGGGGTCCGGTGTCGGAGTGCAAGGTATAAAGTACAGTATTCAGAGTATGACGAAAGTAAAATCTATAGTAATTGATTTATAATGTGTTGTTTAATGCAGAATAAAAAATTATAATAAAAACAGGAGGAGAGTATTATGAGTTCTAAATTATTGCTTACTCCGGGACCTACAAATGTACCGGAGAGATATTTAAAAATACTGGGAAAGGATATTATACATCATAGAACCCCCGAATTTAGAAAAATGTTAAAAGAATCCAATGAAAATCTGAAAAAAATATTTAAAACAAATAACGATGTGAGTATTATTACAGCATCGGGTACAGGAGCAATGGAAGCTTCAGTAGTAAATTTTTTCTCAAAAGGGGAAAAAGTAATTGTTATAAATACAGGGTATTTTGGAGAAAGATATAAAAAAATATGTAAAATATACGGATTAAATGTAATAGAGCTGATTTATGAATTCGGAGAGGGATATAAACTTGAAGATGTAAAAAAAGCATTAAATGAAAATTCTGATATAAAAGGGATTTTAGTTACTCACAGTGAAACTTCCGCCGGTATACTGAATGATATAAAAGCGTTGGGCGAATTAACAAAAAATAGTGATATATTACTTATTGTAGATGCTGTCAG encodes the following:
- a CDS encoding NADP-dependent glyceraldehyde-3-phosphate dehydrogenase → MKYTNLLNGEWKGSEKAIKIYSPINGEELGTVPSMTREEVDYAMETAKIALNDWKNLAVIERANYLYKAAEILERDKEIIGEILAKEVSKGIKAAINEVTRTVELIRYTAEEGMRTVGEIVEGGSFEVVSKKKIALVRKEPMGLVLAIAPFNYPVNLSASKIAPALIGGNVVIFKPPTQGSISGLLLVKAFYEAGIPKGVINTVTGKGSEIGDYLIAHPMVDFINFTGSTPVGKKIGEVAGMRPIMLELGGKDGAIVMDDADLEKAAKDIVSGAFSYSGQRCTAIKRVLVMENVADKLSELITEEVKKLKVGDPFDNADITPLIDNRAADFIEGLITDAKEKGAKALTKYKREKNLLWPVLFDHVTLDMRIAWEEPFGPVLPLIRIKSMEEAIEICNGSEFGLQTSVFTRDIIKAFHIAEKLEVGTVQINNKTQRGPDNFPFLGIKGSGVGVQGIKYSIQSMTKVKSIVIDL